CCGGAACGGTGCCAATTCCGCTCCGACAATGTCGGAGAAGATAAGGGAAGGTGGACAGGTTCTATGTGCCCCCTTCCCTGTTTATTCGGGGAAGGGGTCTTTTCGTGTGGTCCGGCCCGGCGGAGAGGATCGCGTGGCATTTACCAAAGGGTTAGTCTGTCGAGAGTGCGGCGAGCTGTACGACCTCGCCCCTCTGCACGTCTGCGAGCTGTGTTTCGGCCCGCTCGAAGTCGCGTACGACTACGCTGCAATCCGCGCGGACATCTCCCGCGAAGAGATCGAGCGCGGGCCGCAGACCATCTGGCGATATCGCAAGCTCTTCCCCGTTGACGGGCAGCCCCTCGTCGACATCCAGACGGGATGCACGCCGCTACTGCGCGCGGACAATCTTGGCCGCGCCCTCGGCCTCCGCAACCTGTACGTCAAGAACGACACCGTCAATCCGACCTTCTCCTTCAAAGACCGACCGGTCACCGTGGCCGCCACCATGGCCCGAGGCTTCGGATTCGACACGATCGCCTGCGCCTCGACCGGCAACCTCGCCGCTTCCGTCGCCGCGCACGGGGCCCGGGCACAGATGCGGTGTGTCGTCTTCATCCCGTCCGACCTCGAGACGAGCAAGATCACGAACATCGCCGTCTACGGCCCGACCCTCGTCGCCATCCGCGGGAACTACGACGACGTGAACCGACTCTGCGCGGAGATCGCGGACCGGTACGGCTGGGCCTTCGTCAACATCAACCTGCGCCCGTACTACGCCGAAGGGAGCAAGAGCCTCGCCTTCGAAGTTGCCGAGCAGCTCGGATGGCGCGCGCCGGATACCGTGATCGTTCCCACGGCGAGCGGCGCCCTATTCACCAAAATCGCCCGCGGGTTCGAGGAGCTGGCCGAAGTCGGGTTGATCTCCCCGGCCACCCCGCGGATGGGGCTCGCGCAGGCAGCGGGCTGCGCACCCATCGTCTCCGCCCACGAGGCGAATACGATGACCATTCGGCCGGTCAAGCCTTCGACGATTGCGAAGTCGTTGGCCATCGGGAATCCGGCCGACGGCTACTACTGCTTGAAGGTCATCAAGGAGACGAACGGCCTGGCCGGGTCCGTGACCGACGAGGAGATCGTCGCGGGGATGCGTCTGCTCGCCCAAACCGAGGGCGTGTTCGGCGAGACAGCGGGCGGGGTCAGTGTCGGCGTGCTGAAAAAGATGGCCGAGGCAGGGCTGCTCGATCCGGACGAGACGATCGTCGTCTACGTTACGGGAAATGGCCTGAAGACGCCCGAGGCCGTCGCGAGCGCGCTTCCGGAGCCCATCACGATCGGCGCGAGCATGACCGAGTTCGACACCGCACTGGCCAAACGGGATCCGTCGTTCGAGCCCGTGATGGTCGAAGCTGGCTGAGGCGGCGGTCCCAGCGATGGCGAAGCGGCGGATCAGGCTATTCTTCCCCGCGAACCTCATCACCGAGCCGGTCGTCTACACGATGGGCAAACGATTCGAGGTCGTGACGAACATTCGCGGCGGCGAGATCTCCGCGGATTCCGGCTGGCTCTATCTCGAGGTGTCCGGGGATGATGCGGAGATCGATCGCGCCATCGCCTGGGCCATCGAGACCGGCGTCCGCGTCGATCCGGTCGAGGGCGACATCATCGCAGGGTGACCTGGAGGCAGAGCATGAGTATTCGCGTACGAATCCCCACGCCGCTGCGGACCCTCACCGGCGGGCAGGCCGACGTGGCCGCGGACGGCGCGGACGTGGCATCGTGCCTCACGGATCTCGATGCGCACTTCCCCGGCATCGCCAAGCGGATTCTCGACGACGGCGGCGAGGTGCGTCGATTCGTCAACCTGTTCGTCAATGGAGAGGACATCCGATTTCTGCACGGGACCGAGACGAAGCTAAAGGCGGGCGACGAGCTCTCGATCGTCCCGGCCATGGCCGGCGGCTAGCTCGGCCCCTTAGTACATCGCCTCGCCCCCGGCAACGACGATCATCTGGCCCGTCACGAAGGCGCTGAGGTCCGACAGGAGATATAGTGCCGTCCCGACCAGATCGCCCGGCAGCTCGACGCGCGCCAGCGCGCGAATGCCCACATTCCGCTGCCGCATCTTCAGCGTCTCCTCGTCCGGGTTGGCCTCGCTGAGCGTCGATCCGGGCGCGATCGTGTTCACGCGGATGTTATCCGGACCCAGCTCCCGCGCCAGGACCCGGCTGAACCCGATGACCGCCGCCTTCGACGCCACATAGTGGATCCGTGTCGCGCTTCCGCTCAGTACCGTGCTCGATGAGATGTTGACGATGCTTCCGTGCTTACGCTCCTGCATCGCCGGAGCCACCGCGCGGCAGCAGAGCCACATCCCCTTGACGTTCACCTCCATCGTCCGATCCCATTCGTCCTCGCTGATCTCCTGGAAGCCGACGCGCGAGATCGGGACCGTGGCGAAGATCGCGGCATTGTTGATGAGTCCGTCGATCCTGCCGAAGCGATCGACGGCCGCCTTCGCCATCTCCTGACAGCTCGACAAACGGGAAACGTCCGCCTGCACGGCGATCGCCCGATGGTCGCCAATCTCCTCGGCCACGCTGTCGGCGGCGGCGCCGTCGATGTCCGCGACGACGACCCTACCGCCCTCTTGCGCGACGCCGAGGCAGTAGGCCCGGCCGATTCCGTGTCCACCTCCGGTAACGATGACGACGCGGTCTTCCAGCAGCATCTCCGACTCCTCTGTCTCGAACCCGATCACGCGATTATTGAGTAACGGCGTCGAGGGCGTCCGCGATCATGGCCCCGATGGCGAGCGACGCCGTCGCCGCCGGCGAGGGCGCATTGCGGACGTGGAGCACGCCGGCCGCCGTGTTCACGACAAAATCGTCCACGAGCTTCCCGTCGCTCGAGAGCGCCTGCGCGCGCACGCCCGAGGGGCCTGGCTGGAGATCCACTTCCTTGAGCTCCGGAACGTACGCGCGCAGCGACGCGAGAAAGGCCGCCTTGTTGTAATCGCGCCACATCTCCGCGAGCCCGGTGCGCCAGTAGCGCACGGCAAGCTTGCGAAAACCCGGGAACCCGAGCGCCTCGGCGAGGTCGCCGGGCGCGAAATCGGTGCGCCGATACCCTTCGCGCGCGAAGGCGAGGACGGCGTTCGGGCCGAGCCACACGTCGCCGTCGATGCGACGGGTGAAGTGCACGCCGAGGAACGGGAAGGCCGGGTCCGGAACCGGATAGATCAGGCTGCGCACCAGTTGCCGCCGCTCGGGCGGCAGCACGTAGTAATCGCCGCGGAAGGGAACGATGCGGGGGTCCTTCGGCGCGCCGGTGAGGGCCGCGATCCGATCGGCGTACAGGCCCGCGCACGCCACGACCCGGCTCGCCTCAACATCGCCGCTCGTCGTCCGGACAACCACGCTCCTGGCGGTACGCTGAAACCCCAGCACCTCGTGGCGCGTCGCGATCGTGCCGCCCGCCGCCCGCACGTCGTCGGCATAGGCTGCGGCCACCCGGCCGAAATCGATGATGCCCGTCCTGGGCGACCACAGCCCCTGGATCCCCACGACGTGGGGCTCCAGCTCGCGAATACGCTCCGGGCCGATTCGCTCCAGCCCAGGCACGCCATTCTCGATGCCCCGTCGATGCAGCTCCTCAAGGCGGGGAATCTCATCCTCGTTCCGAGCGACGATGACCTTGCCGCACTCCTCGAACGGGATCCCGCGGTCGAGGCAATACCGCTTGAGGGCAGCCGCCCCCGCAACGCAGGCGCGCGCTTTGACCGAGCCCGGCGCGTAATAAATGCCGGAGTGGATGACGCCGCTATTATGGCCTGTCTGGTGGCGGCCGAGCTCCGGCTCCTTCTCCAGCACCGTGAGCGACGTCTCGGGATGCCGGAGCAGAACCTCCCGAGCGGCGGCCAGCCCGATGATGCCCGCCCCGATGATCGCAACGTCGAACACGAAACCTCCCGGCGCACGCGCGCGATGGCGCGCGGCTGACGCTCGGAATCGTCAACGGCCTGTTGGGCCTATTCTGCCCAGGACCAGGTGTGAATGTCCCACCCCATCACGGCGCCCGGGACAACGAGCTGCGGCCCTTTGAGCGCAGATACCGCCGCCATCGGCTGGGTGGCGAAGAAGAGGCTGATCGACGGCGCATCATCCGTGTAGATCTTCAGCATCTGCGCGATCTGTCGAATCCGCTCCCCTCGATCAAGCGTGCTGTTGAATTGCTCCACGAGGCGATCGTAGTCAGGATTGGAATAGCCGCCCCGGTTACCGCCGCTCCAGCGATTTGCCGGGCCGGGGATATGGCTGGTGACCTGGTCGATGAGGGCGGGCTCGCCAAGACCGGTGCTGTGGGTGAACATGGATGGAAAGGTCGCGCGCATCTGCGGGTCCTGCGCCTGGGCCGCCGGGAGCACAGCCTCGGCCATGTCGAAGCCCGCCTGCCGCCACTGAGCCGCGAGGGCGGACATCTCAGACTCGAACTCGGCGGACGCGTTCGTCTTGATCTCGAGCGTCAGCCGCCCTTCGGGGCCCGCGAAGGATTCTCCCGCCGTCTTGCGGAAGCCTGCCTCGCCCATGAGCTGATCGCTCTGGCGGAGGTCGAAGGGATACTTCGTCACGGAGGGCTCGATCTGCGGATAGTAGTCGACCATGGGCGGGATCATGGACTCGGCGACGATTCCCTCGCCGTCGTAGATCGCATCGTTGATGGCGCGCTTGTCCAGGGCAAAGCTCAGGGCGCGTCGTACGCGCGCGTCGAGGATGGCGCGCGGGTTCGCCAGATCGGGGCGAAGCTGGAACTTGGTCGCACGCCACTGATTCGGATGAAGCAGCACGGTCCCGCCCTGGGTCGGCTCCCACTGGTGCTTGAGGGTCACCGCCTGGGTGAACCCAAGGGAGAGATCCGCGGAAAGTTGGACCTCGCCGGCCAGGATGCTGGCGAGCGTGGTATTCGCGTCGCCGATGAACAGGAGCTTGAGCCGCGAGATCTTTGGCGCCCCGAGGGCGTGGCCGTCGAACGCCGATGCCTCGATGAAGGCCCCGGGCTCCCAGCGCTCCAATCGAAATGGACCGAGACCCACGAACTCGCGCGTCCAGTACGCGGACGCCACAAACGCGTCCAGCGTCTGCTGCTGAAACTGCGCCTCCAGGATGCGGCGTGGAAGGGGTGGGAACGCGTCCTCGACGAGCAGGTTGGCGTCTGGATACGGACGGAGCCAGCGAACCACGACCGTCGAGGCGTCTGGAGCGAGTACGTCCTCCATCTGGTTGAGAGGCGCTGAGTTCGCGAACCCGAGATCTGGCGTGCGATACACCTGCCACGCGAACAGGAAGTCGTCGGACGTCAACGGGCTTCCGTCGTGCCAGCGGAGATTTGGGCGAAGGTGGTACGTCGTCTCCATGTGGCCGTCCGGCTCCACTGTCCAGCTTTCGGTGTTGAGCTGCGGCACCGCATCCGCCAGGTAGGGGATCGGCGTCCCCTGCTGGTTCTCAATGGAAAGCTCGGCATTGAAGAGCCGCTTGACGAAGTGCAGGGAAACACCGACCTGGCGCGGGCCCTTGGCGGCGATGCTCTCCGGCTCGACCCGGACGGCCGCGACGAGGGTCCGCGTTGACGCCGTGCTGGTCCCGGGCACCGCTGAGGCGGCGGGCGGTTGAGTGGCGGCTGGTCCGGCGCACGCGGCAGCGACGATTACCGAGATGGCTGCCAAGAGGAAACGGGGGCGGGAAGCGTCAGGTCGCACAGTTCTACCTTTCGGGAGGGTCGCCTTCGCGGGCTCGGTCGCGGATAGATGGGTACGCGACGAGCCGTCCACGCATGATGGATTATCGACGAAACGCGGCCGCGCAATCAGGCAGCCCGGCGCCGGTCGAAGCGAGCGCATCCCTTTTGGCTCAAGCCGCGGTCCCGAAGCAGAAACCTGCGAAATCCGGACACCGTTTCCCCCCTTGCGCTCAGTTTTGCGGAGCGCGACCGCAGCACGGCCCGAACAATGGCTGATGGCATCAGACTCGCCCGCTATTTGCCCGTAGCCTCGCGCGGGCGCAACAATGGCCCAGCAGCAAACGGAGCGTGGCATGGCGGCAACAACGGCGTTTCAGGTCATCGGCAAGCCCATCCCTCGCGTCGAGGGGCCGGCGAAGGTCAGCGGCGCGGCGACCTATCCGGCTGACATAACCCTCGCGGACATGCTGTGGGCAGCCAACGTGCGCAGCCCGTACCCACACGCGCACATCGTGTCCATTGACGTCGCGCCCGCACGCGCCATTCCCGGCGTCCGCGTTGTGCTCACCGCACGCGATGTGCTGAATCGACGCACCGGCCGCGTGCTGAAGGACCTGCCACTCCTGTGCGAGGACGTGGCCCGTTTCGTCGGCGACAAGGTGGCGGTCGTCGCCGCCGAGACACCGGACGCCGCAGAAGAGGCGGCGCTCGCAGTCCAGGTCCAGTACGAGGAGCTGCCAGCCGTCTTCGACCCCCTGCAGGCGATGCTCCCGGGCGCGCCCCTCGTTCACCCTGATGCGCGATCGTACGCGGGCTTCCCGGCGACGCCCGATATTCCGAACGTCTGTGGTTACCGCACTCACCGCCGCGGTGATCCGGACGCAGCGTTCGCATCGGCGGATGTCGTCCTCGAGCACACCTTCACGACGCCGCTCACGCATCAGGGGTACCTCGAGCCCCACGCCTGCGTGGTCCGCGTCGGCCCGTCTGCGGACGGCGCCGAGCGCGTCGACGTCTGGCCCTCCCACAAGCTGCCGTACACGCTCCGCGAGCAGCTCGCCGAGCTGACCGATCGCCCCGAGCACGACTTCGTCATCCATCCCATTACGGTCGGCGCCGACTTCGGGGGGAAGGGGAGCCCGGCCGACGTCCCCATGGCCTACCACCTGTCCCGCATGACGGGCCGGCCCGTCAAGTTCGTCGCGCGCTCGACTGCTGACCTGGCTTCGGCCACCCATCGGCATCCCTCCATCGTCCGAGTACGGACCGGGTTGACGCGCGAAGGCGCCATCGTCGCGCGCGACGTGCGGATCGTCTACAACACCGGCGCCTACGGCGCGCTCAAGCCCAGCGAGGATGGAATGCTGACGGGCGCCGACTACGCCGCCGGCCCGTACGCGGTTCCGAACCTTCGGATCGAGGCCTTTTGCGTCTACACCAACCTGCCACCCTCCGGATACATGCGCGCGCCCGGCCACCCGCAGGTCGCGTTCGCCGTCGAGGCCCACACGGACCTCCTGGCGCGCGCGTTTGGGATGGATCCTCTCGAATTCCGAATTCGAAATGCGGCGCGGACGACGGGGGAGGGCGCCGCGTCCCTCGTGCCCACGGTCCTCGACGCGGCCGTGCGCGCTCTCGACCTCCAGCCCTCGAGCCCACGGGTTGGGCTCGGAGCCTCATCCCCGGCGAATTCGGGCGTCCTCCGTGGCCGCGGCATCGCGCTGTGCGAGCGCGGCGTGGGCTTCGGTGAGGGCAGCTCCGACGTGACGCTGAACCCCAACGGGACCATCACCGTCGTGACCGGCCTCCCGGACAACGGCACCGGCGCTCTGACGGTGGTGGCCCAGGTCGTCGCTGAGGAGTTCGGTGTGCTGGCCGACCGAGTCCTCCTCGTTCGCGGAACGACGGACGCGCTGCCCATCGACGTCGGCTCCGCGGCCGACCGCATGACGAACGTCGCCGGCCACGCCGCGATCGCCGCGTCGTCCGCCGTGAAGGAGAAGCTTGCGCCGCTGGCCGCGGCGATGCTCGGCGCGGAGTCGGCGGCCTGGGCGCCGGCGACGGCTGAGCGGTCCAGCGGCTGGACGAGCCCCGACGGCGGGTTCGTCTCGCTGGAGGAGCTGGCCGCGGAGATGCTCCCCGGCGACGGGGGAGCCGGCCATGCACAGGTGACGATCAAGCGGCCCAAGACCACCGACCGACATTGCTGCGCGCAGATCGCCGAGGTGGAGGTGGACTCCGAGACGGGCCAGGTGCGTATCGCCCGAATGACGACCGTCCAGGACACGGGAACCATCGTCAACCCCATCGGCCATCAGGGGCAGATCGAGGGCGGGCTGGTTCAGGGCCTCGGGTATGCCACGATGGAAGAGATGTCGGCGGAGAGCGGGCGCATCACCAACGCCCACCTGGGCGACTACAAGCTCCCCACGATGCGCGACGTGCCTCAGCTCGTCACGGTCAACGTCCCCTCCGAGGGGCCTGGGCCTTTCCACGCCGGGAGCATCGGAGAAATGCCCTGCGTGCCCACGGCGGGCGCCATCGCAAACGCGGTGGCGGACGCCATCGGCGCACCGATCTTCGATCTCCCACTCACGCCCGAGCGCGTGCTGGAGGCGATCGAGACCCGAGGACGCCCGTCGTGATCGTCGACTTCCAGGCGCATGTCTTCCCGCCGGCGTATCTCGACGCGCTCTGCCGCCTTGATAGCAGCGTCTCGCTGGAGGAGCCCGATCCCGCGAGCGGGATGACCTACCTCTTCGACCGAACGCTGGGCCGGCGGATCAACACCGTAACCTTCGCGGGCCAGGACCCCGAGATCCGGATCGCCCACATGGACGAGCTGGGGGTCGACGTTCAGGTGGTCAGTGTGCCGCCGCCCGGGGCTGACCGCTTCGCTCCGGACGCGGCGATGGAATTGGCCCGGGCCGCGAACGACGCCATCGGCCGGTGGTGCCACGACTACCCGGGGCGCTTCGTCGGCCTCTGCACGCTGCCGACGTCGTCCGTCCCGCTGGCGCTGGACGAGCTGGAGCGCTGCGTCGAGGCCCTCGAGATGCGCGGCTTCGGCTGCTACTCGAACCTGAACGGCCGCCCCCTCGACGACGAGGCCCTCCTTCCCCTGTACGAACGGATCGCGCGCTATGGGGTGCCGGTCTACATCCATCCCACCGCTCCCCTGGCCACGGAGGCCACGGACCTCGACATCCATCCGACCCTCATCTTCGGCTGGGCCTTCGACGCGACGGTCGCGATGACCCGCCTCGTCTACGGGCGGGTCACCGAGCGATTTCCGGAGATCCCGTTCATCGTAGCGGACGTCGGCGGGGTGCTCGCCTTCTTCGCGCAGCGTGCCGTGAACATCTACACGGGCCGGACCGAGGAGATCCGCCAGCGCTACGGCCTCCGGGAGAACCCGATCGACCTCTTCCGCCGCTTCTACGTCGACACCGCCGACCATCCAGCCAACACCCTTCGCATCGCCCGCGACTTCTTCGGGGCGGAGCATCTCGTCTTCGGCACGAACTACCCGTATGGACCAGAGGATGGGCGGCGCTTTGTCCGAAACAGCCTCGAGGCCGTCGCCGCGCTGGACCTCGCCGACGACGAGCGCGCCTGCATTCTGGGCAACACCGCTGCCCGCCTGCTCGGAATCAAGCAGCCCGCCTAACGATCAGCGCGAAGGGGCGCCCGCCCTCCATGCCCGAGGTCGTCTCGCCAGCGTCGACTTTCGGTACGATTGCCCCATGGCGGAGCGGAGCAAGGATTGGCTGGACCAGGCGAAGCGAGACCTCGACCACGCGCGCCACGATCTCGACGACGCGTTCTATGAGTGGGCCTGCTTTTCGGCTCAACAGGCAGCCGACAAGGCGGTCAAGGCCGTGTTCCAGCGGCTGGGGGCGGAGGCGTGGGGCCATTCCATCAGCGATCTTCTGCTGGCGCTCGACGAGCGCGAGCATGTTCCGAGCGATATCGCCATCGCCGCGGCCGAGCTGGACAAAGCGTACGTCGCGACGCGATATCCGGACGCGCACCCGTCCGGCTCTCCCGGCAGCCGTTACGTCGAAACCGAAGCCGACCGCATGGTGGAGTATGCCGACCGAATCCTTCGGTTCTGTACGGATCTTCTGGCCGCCCTATAGCCGAGAGGAGCTGATCGCCAGGCTGCGCCAGCGCGTGCCGGGGCTTGCCGCCGCGCTCCCGCTTCGCCGAGTGGTCCTCTTCGGCTCATGGGCAAGAGGTCGCGCGACGGTGCGCAGCGACGTCGATCTTCTCGTCGTCTACACCGGCGAGCCGCGCGACGACGCGTTCACGACGGTACGGCGGTGTATGGACACACGAGGGGTCGAGCCGCACGTCTACACGGCGGACGAAGCCGAGGCTCTGCGCGACACCATCGATCGCATGACCGAGGGCGGCGTGGAGCTATTTCCCGAGGGCCGGTCCACCGCCAGTCCCCTCTCCCCCGACGACGGGGGACAGGGCGAGCGTGAGGGGGTTGGGGGCGAAAAACCACGCAATAGCGGCAATGCCGTCTTTAGTAGGCCACCGCCGGGAGGTGCGCGTCGTACTCGGGCGTGACCGGCCGCTGGTGGGTCAGCATGATCTCCCGTCGCTCCCGCGCGGACTGCATCATGGCGAGGCAGACCTCGAGGGTCGCCATGCCCCACCGACCGTCGTGGAAGAGCGGGCGGTCGTTCACGACCCCATCGTACAACTCCTCCAGCTCGGCGCGGCGCTGGCCCACGCCCATCACGCGATTGGGCGTCAGGTCGATGTCGTGGATGCCCTCGTCGTCGTACACGTACAGGCCGAACTTCGAGTGGCGGATGTCCCCCCGGTCGCAGCTCACGATGAGGAGGCCCATGTCCTCGGGCACCCACGGGCGCCGCTCCGGCTCCCGGAAGGTGGCCTCTTCGGCCGCGCCGCCGATCCGCAGATCCTGCTTGTCCTGCGCCTCGTTCCGGGTACCGGTCCGCATCTGGCGGCGCACCTCGACGCGCTGCTCGGCGGTGTACCGCTGACTGGAGTCGCCCCACGGCACCAGCTCAGCTCCGAGGAAATAGCCGTAGCCGTTGTGGACGATGGTGGAGGGCGTGCCGTCCTCGAACTCGAGATACGCCGAGTAGTAGCCGGGGATGGGGCGCTCGGGCATCCACTGCCCGGTCATCGCGCGGACACTGCGGAGCATGCCGCCGCCCAGCACGCGCACCGTATCGATCTGGTGCGGACCCTGGCGGTACGGAATGCCGCCGCCCTGGTTGATGTCCAGCTCGTCCGCGGTGCGTGGTCGGAGCATCCAGTCCGAGTAGGCGAGGAGGTGGATCGCACGGACTTTGCCCAGCTTACCCGACGTGATGATCCGCCGCATCGCCTGAATCGGCAGCGTGTAGCTCCGGGTGTGGCCGGCGAGCAGCTTCACCTTGTTCTTCTCGGCCGCCTCGACCATCCGCTCGGCCTCCTCGATGTTGAGGGCCATCGGCTTTTCGACGACGACGTGCTTGCCGTGCTCGGCCGCGAGGATCGTGTGCGGGCCGTGGAGGCGATTCGGCGTCGCGATCCAGACCGCCTCGACATCTGGATCCTCGACCAGGGCCTCGGCGCTCTCATACACGCGCGCGTTGGGGTATCGGGCCTTGAATCGCTGGCGCGTCTCGGGCACGACGTCCGCGGCGGCGAAGAGGTCGATCTCGTCCATCGCTTCCATCGCCGGAAGCATCTCTGCCGCGCCGACGCCGACGCCAATCAGGCCGAGCTTGAGCGCGCGGACGGGCCGGGCCGATGCTCCGGAACCCTGCTCCTGAACCTTCGCCATCGTTCATCCTCCAGTGCTGGTGCCCAGACCTTAAGCAGGCACAACATCGATGTCAAGGTTCATTTGGACCGCTCGGCTCCACCGGAACCGCGCGGACCAGCCCCCTGACGACCGCTTCGAGGAGGCCGACGGGCCGGAATTGGGGAAGCGAGATCTCGTCCGTCACGTCCTCGAACACGACCTCCAGCGGCATCCCGATGCGAATCGCCGCCGGGTCAGGCTCGACGCCCACCAGGTTCGTCGGCATGCGCGGTCCCTCCTCAAGCTCGACGATGGCGGCGACGTACGGGGTCGTGAAGCCTGGGGCTGGCGCGCGATGGACGATGCTGAAGGCATGGAGCGTGGCGCGGCCCGACGCCTGGAGCCAGCGTGTGTCGCGCGAGAAGCAAAGCGGACAGATCGTGCGCGGGTAGAAGTAGGCGTTGCCGCACGCCTCGCAACGCATGATCCACAGCTCGTGCTCGCGCGCCCGCTGCCAGTAATACTCCGTCTCGGGTTGAGGAATCGGGAGCGGCCGGGACGGACCTTCCGAGCCTTCACTCATCGCCCGTGTGACCCCATGGTCCTGCTCCTTTCACCGACCGTCCTCAGTCCGCCGCCAGCACCACGGTTCCGGTGGACGACAGGTAGCCGCCCGTGCCATTCACGAGCGCGATCCGACAGTCGGAGACCTGGCGCGGGCCGCACTCACCCCGGAGCTGGCGCACCGCCTCGACGATGAGAAAGATCCCGTACATCCCCGGGTGCGTGTACGAAAGGCCGCCCCCGTTGGTGTTGAGCGGGAAGGCGCCGCCCGGCGCCGTGCGCTGATCCGCGACGAGATCGGGTCCTTCACCGGGGCCACAAAAGCCGAGGCTCTCCAGCGTCGCGAGCACGGTGTACGTAAATGAATCGTAGACCATCGTGAGGTCCACATCTTGCGGCGCCACCCCGGCCATCGCGAGGGCACGCGGCCCGCTATCCCGGGCAGGAGTGACGGTGAGGTCCGGCATCTGGCTGATGGCGTAGTGGTCGTGGTACTCCGCAGCCCCCAACACCCAGACGGGCGGCTTGGCG
This portion of the Chloroflexota bacterium genome encodes:
- a CDS encoding ubiquitin-like small modifier protein 1 gives rise to the protein MSIRVRIPTPLRTLTGGQADVAADGADVASCLTDLDAHFPGIAKRILDDGGEVRRFVNLFVNGEDIRFLHGTETKLKAGDELSIVPAMAGG
- a CDS encoding threonine synthase; the protein is MAFTKGLVCRECGELYDLAPLHVCELCFGPLEVAYDYAAIRADISREEIERGPQTIWRYRKLFPVDGQPLVDIQTGCTPLLRADNLGRALGLRNLYVKNDTVNPTFSFKDRPVTVAATMARGFGFDTIACASTGNLAASVAAHGARAQMRCVVFIPSDLETSKITNIAVYGPTLVAIRGNYDDVNRLCAEIADRYGWAFVNINLRPYYAEGSKSLAFEVAEQLGWRAPDTVIVPTASGALFTKIARGFEELAEVGLISPATPRMGLAQAAGCAPIVSAHEANTMTIRPVKPSTIAKSLAIGNPADGYYCLKVIKETNGLAGSVTDEEIVAGMRLLAQTEGVFGETAGGVSVGVLKKMAEAGLLDPDETIVVYVTGNGLKTPEAVASALPEPITIGASMTEFDTALAKRDPSFEPVMVEAG
- a CDS encoding ABC transporter substrate-binding protein encodes the protein MAAISVIVAAACAGPAATQPPAASAVPGTSTASTRTLVAAVRVEPESIAAKGPRQVGVSLHFVKRLFNAELSIENQQGTPIPYLADAVPQLNTESWTVEPDGHMETTYHLRPNLRWHDGSPLTSDDFLFAWQVYRTPDLGFANSAPLNQMEDVLAPDASTVVVRWLRPYPDANLLVEDAFPPLPRRILEAQFQQQTLDAFVASAYWTREFVGLGPFRLERWEPGAFIEASAFDGHALGAPKISRLKLLFIGDANTTLASILAGEVQLSADLSLGFTQAVTLKHQWEPTQGGTVLLHPNQWRATKFQLRPDLANPRAILDARVRRALSFALDKRAINDAIYDGEGIVAESMIPPMVDYYPQIEPSVTKYPFDLRQSDQLMGEAGFRKTAGESFAGPEGRLTLEIKTNASAEFESEMSALAAQWRQAGFDMAEAVLPAAQAQDPQMRATFPSMFTHSTGLGEPALIDQVTSHIPGPANRWSGGNRGGYSNPDYDRLVEQFNSTLDRGERIRQIAQMLKIYTDDAPSISLFFATQPMAAVSALKGPQLVVPGAVMGWDIHTWSWAE
- a CDS encoding glucose 1-dehydrogenase, with product MLLEDRVVIVTGGGHGIGRAYCLGVAQEGGRVVVADIDGAAADSVAEEIGDHRAIAVQADVSRLSSCQEMAKAAVDRFGRIDGLINNAAIFATVPISRVGFQEISEDEWDRTMEVNVKGMWLCCRAVAPAMQERKHGSIVNISSSTVLSGSATRIHYVASKAAVIGFSRVLARELGPDNIRVNTIAPGSTLSEANPDEETLKMRQRNVGIRALARVELPGDLVGTALYLLSDLSAFVTGQMIVVAGGEAMY
- a CDS encoding amidohydrolase family protein, translating into MIVDFQAHVFPPAYLDALCRLDSSVSLEEPDPASGMTYLFDRTLGRRINTVTFAGQDPEIRIAHMDELGVDVQVVSVPPPGADRFAPDAAMELARAANDAIGRWCHDYPGRFVGLCTLPTSSVPLALDELERCVEALEMRGFGCYSNLNGRPLDDEALLPLYERIARYGVPVYIHPTAPLATEATDLDIHPTLIFGWAFDATVAMTRLVYGRVTERFPEIPFIVADVGGVLAFFAQRAVNIYTGRTEEIRQRYGLRENPIDLFRRFYVDTADHPANTLRIARDFFGAEHLVFGTNYPYGPEDGRRFVRNSLEAVAALDLADDERACILGNTAARLLGIKQPA
- the lhgO gene encoding L-2-hydroxyglutarate oxidase, whose translation is MFDVAIIGAGIIGLAAAREVLLRHPETSLTVLEKEPELGRHQTGHNSGVIHSGIYYAPGSVKARACVAGAAALKRYCLDRGIPFEECGKVIVARNEDEIPRLEELHRRGIENGVPGLERIGPERIRELEPHVVGIQGLWSPRTGIIDFGRVAAAYADDVRAAGGTIATRHEVLGFQRTARSVVVRTTSGDVEASRVVACAGLYADRIAALTGAPKDPRIVPFRGDYYVLPPERRQLVRSLIYPVPDPAFPFLGVHFTRRIDGDVWLGPNAVLAFAREGYRRTDFAPGDLAEALGFPGFRKLAVRYWRTGLAEMWRDYNKAAFLASLRAYVPELKEVDLQPGPSGVRAQALSSDGKLVDDFVVNTAAGVLHVRNAPSPAATASLAIGAMIADALDAVTQ
- a CDS encoding NIL domain-containing protein, which codes for MAKRRIRLFFPANLITEPVVYTMGKRFEVVTNIRGGEISADSGWLYLEVSGDDAEIDRAIAWAIETGVRVDPVEGDIIAG
- a CDS encoding xanthine dehydrogenase family protein molybdopterin-binding subunit, translated to MAATTAFQVIGKPIPRVEGPAKVSGAATYPADITLADMLWAANVRSPYPHAHIVSIDVAPARAIPGVRVVLTARDVLNRRTGRVLKDLPLLCEDVARFVGDKVAVVAAETPDAAEEAALAVQVQYEELPAVFDPLQAMLPGAPLVHPDARSYAGFPATPDIPNVCGYRTHRRGDPDAAFASADVVLEHTFTTPLTHQGYLEPHACVVRVGPSADGAERVDVWPSHKLPYTLREQLAELTDRPEHDFVIHPITVGADFGGKGSPADVPMAYHLSRMTGRPVKFVARSTADLASATHRHPSIVRVRTGLTREGAIVARDVRIVYNTGAYGALKPSEDGMLTGADYAAGPYAVPNLRIEAFCVYTNLPPSGYMRAPGHPQVAFAVEAHTDLLARAFGMDPLEFRIRNAARTTGEGAASLVPTVLDAAVRALDLQPSSPRVGLGASSPANSGVLRGRGIALCERGVGFGEGSSDVTLNPNGTITVVTGLPDNGTGALTVVAQVVAEEFGVLADRVLLVRGTTDALPIDVGSAADRMTNVAGHAAIAASSAVKEKLAPLAAAMLGAESAAWAPATAERSSGWTSPDGGFVSLEELAAEMLPGDGGAGHAQVTIKRPKTTDRHCCAQIAEVEVDSETGQVRIARMTTVQDTGTIVNPIGHQGQIEGGLVQGLGYATMEEMSAESGRITNAHLGDYKLPTMRDVPQLVTVNVPSEGPGPFHAGSIGEMPCVPTAGAIANAVADAIGAPIFDLPLTPERVLEAIETRGRPS